The genomic stretch GCTGCGCAGCGCCGGAGACGAAAACTGCCCCGACCAGGCAGAGGATCACGGCAATGATCTTCTGCCACCCCAGGCTTTCCTTGAGCAGCCACCACCCGAGGATGGCGGTGAACGCACCAGAGCAGTAGACCAGGACGGTGGCCACAGAAGCGCCGATCAGGGTGACGGAGAGTGTCCAAAGCATGTTGAAAAGTGCTAAAACCAGACCAAACAGGACCATAAAAGATAAGTGACGCTTCTCCAGCTTCAGGAGGGCGGGTTTCACAATTAGAAGGACCGGGAGCAGGCAGAGCGCGACGAAGATCTCCCGCCAATAGGCGAGGATCAGGGCTGGTAACTGATAATTCTGCGAGATCAGCCGGATCAGGATGGCCGTGAACGAGAGCACGATGGCGCTTGATAGGGCCACCAGGAAGCCGCGGTTGAGCTGTTTTTGCGAATTGGATTTGAGGGTCATCAACACTCCTTGATCGATCAAGGCTTGATTGTAACAGAATGAGGCAAAAAATAGCAGGGATGGATTTTGCGAGGTCTTACTGCGCAATTGAAATTAGAAGAATTTATCAGCTTTCGTGTAGCCAATTATTATATAAATAATAATTGGCTGAAGAATAAGAAAATGGCCGTTGAATTTTATCTGAGATAAGGATCAACGGCCTGTTTTTTTGACAAGTTAATCTGACCCCTTATTACGGTAAAGTGCTGCCCTCAGTGATCTCGCCATAAAGGGTGATGTTACCTTCCCAGTCGATACTCCCGGATTGTTCCTCCACAGTCACATGATAGGACGCAACCAGCGGGGAGGTAGGTTCAAATTCGAGAACGACTACCCAGCTATTGGCTGAAAAGGTTCTCACCGTTGTGGGGTGATCGTTGAGGGTACCCTGTGTACTGCCCTCATCAGACCAATTACTGAGAATCGGTGTGCCATAGGCCTGGTTCAGGTACGCAAACACGGCATCCCTAGCTTCTTCAACACTTTTGATGGTGCCAGGCAGATGGACTTCATCGGTGAGGACGGTGCCGTTATAACTTAGTGTGCCTCGCCAAATGAATCCATTGGTCAGATTGGACACTTCATTGATGATATAGTCGTTGGCAGGCGCCGAGGCCATAGTCGAGATCACAACTGTCAGCGGTCCGGAAACGTAACGATGGGTGGTTGTGGCAGTGGTGTTATCGGTTGTGATGTCCGTTTCTGTCCAGGGTTCTGAGGCTCTAAAGTCATATTGATCCTGCATATACTCAAGAATGTAGCTTAAGGCGTCATTAAAGCCCTGAATCTCAATATCAACAAGTGCGATTTCCGGATCGACAGGGTAACTTCCCTCGTTTTCGGCTGAAATGGAGGCTTCCTCGGGGTTGTCGCCCTTTGCGCACTCACCTGTCAGGAAAGCGTATTCGTCACAGTAGGAGCCATCGGCAAAACGACAAATACCGACATTACCGCCTTCTTCCAAGGTGCCGCCCTGTTGTTCACAGTAACTGAAGGGCTGGCCGCAGCGCCCGGCGAGAAAGTCCCACTGTGCACATTGAGAGCCGTTTGAAAAGACACAGTCAGCATCTTCGCCACCATTGCGTTCCACACTTAACAGTGTGTATCCCAAGTTTTCGCAGTAAACCGCTGCTGGATTGGCAAGGGTGAGGTTGTCATTGGGCTCCTGGGTCTTATCCAGGGCAGGTGAACAGGCGGCCATTAGCAGCGCCAGGGCACCGAATATCGTGATTATGGTGAGCTTGTTGGTTCTTTTCATTTGAACTCCAAATCCTAATTTGTTTTTCTTAGATTGTGTTTTCTTTCACAATAGGAACGCCTTTTCATAGGGATTGGTTCCAAATAATTTGAATGAATTATCGTATTTCGCTCAGGAATCGATCTGTGAGGGGATGAGTGCGTGCTTTTTTATGAGTAAATTACTAATGGGAGCTGGTTTAGCTTATTTTTGGAGGAGTTTATTCCTCAGGGAAGGGGACATCTAGGCGATCAACAGCTTCCTGCATCACCTTATCCGGGCGGCGATCGTAGCGGCGGGTGGTGTTGGTGTCCTCGTGTCCCGCCATCTTCGAGACGGTGGATAGGTCCACGCCGGCCTCCAGCAGGTCGCTGACAAAAGTCCGCCGCAGGTCGTGGGGGGTGGTTTTCTTTACCAGACCTGCTTCGAGGGCACGCCGGTCGATGATGTGATAGATGATCTGGTCGGTTAACCGGGCCTCAATCCATCCGGGTACCCGTCCGGCTGCCTTTTGGGCATCCGTGAGGCGCTCTTTGCGCTTGCGGACGACCTTCCCGCTCTTATTCACCGGATAAAACAGCGGTCCGGGCTGGTTTCCCCGTACTTCCAGCCATTTTTCAATTGCCCTAACAGCGCCTGCAGCCAGAAAAGCCAGCCGTTCCTTGTTGCGCTTGCCGATCACCCGCAGTTGCCCCTTCGCCAGATCCAGGTCCTCCAGGCTCAGCGCAACCACTTCAGAGCGGCGCAGGCCAGAAGAATACATCAGACTGATGATAGCGGCATCCCTAAGGCCTAATTTGGGGTTTTTTTCGTCCTCCAGGCAGGCCGCAATCAGTCCCCGCAGCTCATCCGAGGCCAATTCCCGGCCTGTGGGGAGCCGCTGGGCATTCACCGACTGAACATCCGTCGCCCGTTGATAGGCTTCCGCACTGATCAGATGGTGCCGCCAGGCCTCCTTAATCACCCGCCGGATCGCCACCAGGTAGCGATTGACGGTCGCGGGGGCATAACGGTCGTCCAGCCAGGCTTTCACGGCCGTGACGGTGCCGTAATCCAGCTTTTCCCAGGGGAAATTCAGGCAGTCCGTGATCTCACCGTTGGAGAGCAGTTCAGCGATCTTATCCAACGCAGCCCGCTGCACCCGGCGGCTGCTGGCGCTGCCGAGGCTTGCCAGGTAAGAAACAGCCGGATTCTGACTGGGTGGGCGTTCCACCCGGGTCTGCAGGGCTTTTTCGTGGTCCCGGTCTTCTTGCGGGGGAAGGATTTCCATCATCATTTTGTCATTTTACTCGTTTTCTATCATAATCTGCAGGATTTCATCCGCCTGATATAGCCGGTTGCGGTGCTGTCCGGTGATCTCATGTACGATTCCCAGGGCTGCCAGCTTCTCAATCTGGCGCTGGATGGTGGTGTAACTGCCCATTTTCAGACTTTCCTGGGCCTGCTGGATGCTCGTGATCGGTGTACCGATCAGAAAATCGACCAATTCCGCCAGTTTTTGCCGGCTTCGTTGATCGGCAAACCGGCGGTGATAGGTCTGGCGCAGGTCGGTCAGGCGCTGGATTCGGTGCGTTGCACCTTCCGCCTGGCTGGCGACGCCCTGGAGGAAGAAAATCAGCCATTTCTCCCAGGCGCTTTTTTGCGTTACGTCCAGCAGGTGGTCGTAATAGTCCAGTTGATGCGTTTCAAAATAAGCGCTAAGAGTGAGCAGGGGTTGCGAAAGTTTGCCCCAGGCAGCCAGCAGCAGGGGAATCAACAGTCGTCCGATCCGTCCGTTACCGTCCAGGAAGGGGTGGATTGCCTCGAATTGGTAGTTAATCAGCCCAATCCGGATCAGTTCGGGTAGGTCAGAGCCGCTGTGGATGAAGTTTTCCAGTTCAACCAGCGCAATTTTCATCTCCGGCACTGGTGGAGGAATGTAACGGGTGTTTTCCAAGGTCGTACCGGGTCCGCCGATCCAGTTTTGCGCCTCACGGAACTCCCTGGGTGTCCGCCACTCTCCCCGAATGCCTTCAAATAATTGAGTATGAAGTTCGCGGATTAGGCCCGTGCTGAATGGCTGAGAAAGAATTTGATCCAGCCCGTTTTCCATTGCCTGGACGGTGTTTTGAACATCTCGGGCGTCCAGCAGGTCCCTGCCGAGACTACGGAGCCCGGCTTCGTAAGATAAAAGGCTCTCAAAAGAGGTGCGAATACCCTCAATTCGGCAGGAATGCATCGCTTCCTTGCGGATGAAGGGACGGGCAAGCATTTTTGGGGCGAGGAAGGCCTTGCCGATTTCCTCGAGCGCTGCCAGCCGCGCCTCAGCCTGCGATAGGGCGGACATCAGCCGGTTTGACCCGTCTAACACGGGTGGGAGCGGGTTTGGGAGGTAGGCGGCGTGGCCTGCGGGGGTCTCGATGAGCCTGCCGGGGGCTTGGTGGGTGAAATCAGAGGGATTCATAGGGATGAAAGAAGTGGATAAGATAATAGGTTTATATTTTCATTATAGATGATTAATGATAATAATACAAACAGTATTTTCAAAATAGGATGAAAATGATAATAAAATCTGACTTTCCTAGGAAATAAAAACGCCCTGGCGTAAAACCAGGGCGTCATATATTCATCAAATATCTAAGGTATTACTCTTCCGGATCAACAACACATTCCTCATTCCACTCCTCCAGCGGCACGGACTCATACCAGTCTTTGGTGTGGGTGTAGCTCTCATCGGGCAGATATTCGATATCCGTCCCGAAATAGGTGTTGAAGATGGTCGGGAAGACGTTCACCAGGGTCATGTGGCCATCCAGACCCTCGGTGCCGCCATCTGGTAGGTAAAGCGCCAGCAGGGTGGAAGTTACATACTTCTTACCGAAGGCGTGGTCGCCTTCGATGATAATGATTGGCGGCTCCTCGGAAGTCGCTAAAATCTGCGCCACGATATTCAAAATACGGGGCTCCAAATAGGCCAGTTGGGCGGGATAACCCTCTCGTTCCGAGGTATCTTCCGCATTCTCATTGATCGTCCCATCTGCATTGAATACATAAGGTGGGTGAGGGTTGATGATATGGGCGTAGACGAACTTTGGCCCGGCCAGTTGGGGCACTTCCGGCAGGACGTCCAGGATCAGGGTGGTGCGGGCAGCCTTGCGCTCGATATCCGTCAGGGTCACCTGCGCGCCCAGGTCGGTGGACTGGGTGAAGAGCAGCCGTCCCAGGGTGCTGTTGAGATACATCAGCTCAAAGGGGTCCATTTCCCAGGTGTCAATATCCTCCGGGTAGCTGACAAAATAATAGTCCGACCCCTTCATATTGCCCCAGGAATAGCCCATATTGAAAGCAATGGTGCTATAGCCTACTTCCTCGAAGGCCTGGAACACCTTGTTTTTCTGGATCAGGGCGGAAGTTGTCTTCAGATCTGGGGTGTCCGTCAGGTTGTAGACGTAATCCATGTTCAATTCCGATGACAACGACATCACGGTGAAGGCGTAGTTTGAGCGGCTGCAATCCGCTACCCAGAAGCCCAAATCCTCCAGCCCTGCGATGAATTCGCTGTTGTCATAGTCAAAATAGTCTTCCAGGGCATCCGAGCGGCCGTATTTGTCCAATAGAATGAAGTAGACATCCGGCATATTGTTCGGGTCCACCGGCTGCAGGAAGGTCGTCTCTCCCGAATCCTGTCCGGTTTGCGCTTTGGCGATGGCCACCTGGACTTCAAAAACGCCAATTCGGCCCAGTTGGAACGCAAATAAGGCCAGAATAACGATATTCAAGATCTGTGTAAGTGCCTGAGTGCTCTTTGGCAGGATCATCAGGAGGTAAATTGCCAGGGCAAACAGCAGCGCCCAGATGATGACGGTGTAGAACGGCGTACCGATGACCCAGGAACCGATCACCCGTCCTTCCATTACCTCGTAAAAGTGCCCATAAGTGAGCGCGAAAAAGGAGAGGATGAATGCCAGCAAACCGGCCCTGGTGGTGGAGCGGAATATCACCCACGCCACCAGAAAGACGGCCAACGCGAACAAAGTGCTGAGCCACAGGGGCCGCCAGGCCACACTGAGCTCCATTTGGCCCAAATTATTCGCCACCAGCATTAAAACCGTGATGGCGGGTAACAAAAAGGTATATATTGGGAAGGTTTGTAAGGCTTTTTTCATGGTTTACCGTGGTTGTGATGATATGGGCGATGAAATTTGCTCCTCCCAGGCACTTAGGAGAAAAAAGGGTACTAGAATCGCCGGCGCAAGGGGTTGACCAAAGATTATACTGCGCTTTATAGGGGGATGCGATTGGGTTAAAAGGTAGCGTACTCGAATAGGGGCTTTAAGCGGGAATCAAAACAGCCTGTGAATCGCTCGCAGGCTGTTAGAGTGGGTTGATTAGTGCAGCATTTCGGTGTGATCGGTCAGGCTGCCCTTGAGGTATTCTTCCAAGGCTTTGTCGATTTCAAATTCCTGGGCCACCACAGGTGTGATACCTACGGTTTCCATACTTTGATAA from Chloroflexota bacterium encodes the following:
- a CDS encoding DUF333 domain-containing protein, whose product is MKRTNKLTIITIFGALALLMAACSPALDKTQEPNDNLTLANPAAVYCENLGYTLLSVERNGGEDADCVFSNGSQCAQWDFLAGRCGQPFSYCEQQGGTLEEGGNVGICRFADGSYCDEYAFLTGECAKGDNPEEASISAENEGSYPVDPEIALVDIEIQGFNDALSYILEYMQDQYDFRASEPWTETDITTDNTTATTTHRYVSGPLTVVISTMASAPANDYIINEVSNLTNGFIWRGTLSYNGTVLTDEVHLPGTIKSVEEARDAVFAYLNQAYGTPILSNWSDEGSTQGTLNDHPTTVRTFSANSWVVVLEFEPTSPLVASYHVTVEEQSGSIDWEGNITLYGEITEGSTLP
- a CDS encoding tyrosine-type recombinase/integrase, with translation MMMEILPPQEDRDHEKALQTRVERPPSQNPAVSYLASLGSASSRRVQRAALDKIAELLSNGEITDCLNFPWEKLDYGTVTAVKAWLDDRYAPATVNRYLVAIRRVIKEAWRHHLISAEAYQRATDVQSVNAQRLPTGRELASDELRGLIAACLEDEKNPKLGLRDAAIISLMYSSGLRRSEVVALSLEDLDLAKGQLRVIGKRNKERLAFLAAGAVRAIEKWLEVRGNQPGPLFYPVNKSGKVVRKRKERLTDAQKAAGRVPGWIEARLTDQIIYHIIDRRALEAGLVKKTTPHDLRRTFVSDLLEAGVDLSTVSKMAGHEDTNTTRRYDRRPDKVMQEAVDRLDVPFPEE
- a CDS encoding Fic family protein translates to MNPSDFTHQAPGRLIETPAGHAAYLPNPLPPVLDGSNRLMSALSQAEARLAALEEIGKAFLAPKMLARPFIRKEAMHSCRIEGIRTSFESLLSYEAGLRSLGRDLLDARDVQNTVQAMENGLDQILSQPFSTGLIRELHTQLFEGIRGEWRTPREFREAQNWIGGPGTTLENTRYIPPPVPEMKIALVELENFIHSGSDLPELIRIGLINYQFEAIHPFLDGNGRIGRLLIPLLLAAWGKLSQPLLTLSAYFETHQLDYYDHLLDVTQKSAWEKWLIFFLQGVASQAEGATHRIQRLTDLRQTYHRRFADQRSRQKLAELVDFLIGTPITSIQQAQESLKMGSYTTIQRQIEKLAALGIVHEITGQHRNRLYQADEILQIMIENE